TTATACAATCGTCGTATCGGGCATGTTTTCCCGCATGACGGTCCGCAGCGTCCCCCGCCAGACGCCTCCCTATCCTCCTCTGGCGGAGGCCATCGAACACCAGGCGATATTCGAACTGGAAGACGTGTCCGGCACCATGGTCGGATTCTACTTCCCCGATTCGGCGGCGGGGATCAATGTCGCGGGATTTCACATGCACTTTGTGACCGACGATAGGAGCGCAGGCGGCCACGTATTTGGCTGCGAAATCAGTGATGCGATCGCAGAGATCGACGACTCCACGGCGCTTTTCCTGGTACTGCCGGAGAACCACTCCTTTTACGATGCCGATCTGTCCGGCGGAGACGTAGGTTCCCTCGAGACGAACTGACGGTCGTCAAGCCTTATCCGTTCCCGGGCCGGTGTTTACAGGGCCCGCCTCCCCTCCGAATGCCGTTTCTCCCCGGGGAAGGGGTGTCCGGAGGGATCGGCCGATTGTTATCGGTTTCGTTTTGTATCCGAGGGGAAAGGCGGGTTCTCCGGAGGCGTCCCCGTGGGCGCCGGCAATTGCTGGCGCAACAGCGCCGCATCCCTGTCCTGCCGGGCGATGATGATCCCACGGACGGTCACCGCAACGATAACGACCCCCCCGCCGACCAGGGCCCATTTGCCTGGGCGCTCGCCCAGGAGCAGAAACACCCAAACCGGGTTCAGAAGCGGCTCGAGCACGGTGATGAGGATGGAGTCCAGGGCCCGCACCCGTTTCGCCGCGGTCACAAAAAGGATGTAGGAAAGCCCCAACTGGAACACACCCAGGAGAATCAGGCAGGTCCAGCTTCGAGCGTCCGGCATGGACGTGAACATGAAGGGAAGGCCGATGAGGGCCGCCAGGACATTTCCGATGAGCAGGGATTCAAGGGTTGACCCCTTTTTCTGCCTGCGCACAAACAGCGCGACCCAGGCAAAGGTGACGCCGCTCACCACGGCAAGAATGTTCCCCACAAGCCCCCCGGTGTCCAGGGAATCGCAGAAAAACAGGCCAATGCCGAGAAACACCGTCAGGACGATGCACCAGTCGAACTTTGTGGTGCGCTCGCCCACGAACCAGGGGCCGAAGATCGCCACGTAGATCGGTGCGGTGAACTGGAGCAGGATGGCGTTTGCGGCGGTGGTGAGCTTGTTCGCCAGTACAAAGAGGATCACCGTGGCGGCATAGGCAACGCCCCCTCCGATCTGTGCCGCGGACCAGGTGAACTGGGGCCGACGGACCACCAACAGCACCAAAAGCCCCGCGATGATCCCCCGCATGCCGGCGATGGCCATGGGATGCCACGAGACCGACTTGATCAGAAGTCCCCCGGTGCTCCAGAGCAGGGCCGCGCCCACCAGCATGAGGAGCGCTCCCGTCCGTCGTTCCCGTTCAGACTCCATTCATTCTTCCTTTCGGGGTGCGGGTCGTCGGCGCATGAAGACTTACAACTCCTCGTTGGACGTGAGCATCATTTCCTTGTGGCCCACTTGAAAGGGTTGAACCGTCTCGATCTCTTCCAAAATATCTTCGGGAAGCTCTTCAAAATACCTGTCCCGCATGATGACGACGACCCGACTATCCCGCTGGTAGTACGACGCCAGGTCCTCGGGGGTGTTGAACAGGTCGATGTATCGACCGGTGTAGAACATGTAGCCATACCAGATGAAGTCGTCGTCCGGGGAATACCCACCAAAGCCGTCCTCATCTTCCAGGTGGGCTGCGATATATTCCGAGATGGGTTTTGCCGATTTATACTCGTCGATCGGCGGCAATATTTTCAACTGGGTGTAGAGCATCACAACGCCCAGGGTCAATGCCAGGGCCACGGTCCACGCACGGCGCCGGTCCCGTGCCAGGGATACGATGAGCGCCGCAGTACAGACGCCTAAGAGCACCAGGGCGGGGACGGCCATCGTTCGGATCATGTCGGCACCGACGCCGTGTTCCACGGCTTCGAGGTAGAGCGGCGAAAAGATCCCCCACGGATTTAACAGGAAGATCACGCAGCCGACCACTGATACGGCGAGGCTGATGGAGATGATCCAGGCCGGCACCTTCACCCAGTACCACCCGTCAAGCACATCCTGAATCCACGCCCGAACCAGCCAGGCGGTGAGGACGGCGGCGGCGGGATAGAGCGGCATGATGTAGGGGGTGCGCTTGGAGTCGGACAGGGAAAAGAAAATGAGCACCGCGAAGAACCAGGTGAGGAAAAAGGACATGATCCCCTTGGGCATCTCGTCTCTGGTCTTAAACGCCCAGACCACCGATGCGGGAAAGATGAGTGAATAGGGGGCGAAATCGCCGAAGAATATCCCGATGAAATAGTATATGGGCTCGTCGTGATTGAAGGCGCTGAAGAACCGCACGAAGTTCTGGCGGATCACCAGCTCGTAGAGATAGCCCTCCCCCCCGGCGGTGGAGGATGTGTGCGATCCCGCGGCGAGATACCACGGCAGGGCGATGGCCAGAAAGACGATCGGACCCAGAATCGGCTCCATCTTGAGTATCTTTTTTGGATCCCTCGTCACTGCAAGATACGCGATGATCACCACAGCGGGCACCACCGCGCCCACAAGGCCCTTGATGAGCACGGCACCCGCCGCCGCGGCGTATCCGAGGATGAAAAACAGGCGCTTCTTGCCTTTGTCGTCCAGGGATTCGAATCCGCGAAGGAACAAGTAGAGACAGAGGGTGATGAAGAAAAGGAGTGTCATATCCGCCTCCACCCATCGGGCCTGCCACATGATACGGGGAATGGTGGCGAAGATGAGCGCCGCGAGAAACGCCCACTCGTCCTCCATGACCCGCCGGGCCAGGCAAAAGACCACAAGCACCGTCAGCATCCCGAACAGGGCCGAGGGAAGGCGGGCGGCGGTCTCCGTGAGGCCCCCGGTTATGTAGGAGCTTCCGATGATCAACCAGTAATAGGGGGCGGGCTTCATTCCCAGAGGCTCGCCGTTTCGGGTGGGAACCGTATAGTCGCCGGACGCCATCATCTCCCTGGCGGCTTCCGCGAAGTTCGGCTCGTTCGGATTCCACAGATCCCTGACCCCCAGGCCCGGAAAATAGAGCGCCGTGCACAAGAGAGCAAGGATCAAAATATAGAAATACCATCGTTTTTCCATGATGTGTTTCCTTCAATGAGTAATCAGACACCGGTAGAGCGTCTTGTTCCGGCACTATACACAATACAGGGAGATTTCTCAAGATTTCTATTTCGAAGAACGATTCTCTTTTTGGGTAGAAGGATGAGAACAGTTATTGCTAAAATTTCAAGATCAAAAAAATTCCGTATATATCGATGGATGCCGGCTCCGGGAGTTTGTCGAGATAGCGATCATATTGATAGCCGTTCAGAAAGAGATAGACCGGTGTGGTTCGTGATTTTTCTTCGACGATCACGGGAAACTCATCTATATCGATTACGCGATCCATCTGATCGTCATGGGCGAGCGCATATTTCAGCACACCGGGGTTGATATAGAAATAAATATCGTCTCTTTTGAGGTACCATGCCGCAACGTATGCGGAATGCTTGTAGCCCAGGACCATCGCGTCCGGCTCGATGTTTTGGCAGTATTCGGTATAGAAACCATCCGGAATCTTGTGCTCCTTGACGACATCCGGAAAGATCAACGGGGATGAAACCAAAAGAAACAACGGGGCGAGGGCGAATGTAAAAACGGCGGTCTTCAACTTTTTCGCCCCGTATAACCGGATGAGAAGGATCATCCAGAGGCCGACACAGACGAAGGCCCCCACACGTTTGGGCAATTCATCTCGCGAGAAAAGCGCGAATTTCGGATCGTGTATGAAGAAGGAAACGATGAGGTAGAGCAGCGTTATCCACATGACCGCCCCCAGAAACGCCGTGCTGTAGGAAAAGGATTTGTTATGCCCGCTTTTGATATATGAGTGAAGGCCGATGGTAAAAAGTATCGCCACAGCCGGCAGCAGGGGAAGGATATAGGTTCCCAGCTTGCCGGAGGAGACGGAAAAGAACAGGAGCGGAAAGATGAGCCAGCACAGCGTGAATCGGAATATCGGCTTTGTGAAGTCTTCTCTTTTCACCCCTGAAATGACGGACGGCAGCAGGATGATCCACGGTGCCGTACCGCCTAATAGAATGGGGAGGTAGTACCAGAACGGCTCCGAATGAAGATTGGTGGAGGCGCTCCCCCCGACAAATCGCTCTATGTGAGAAGTCCAGATGAAGTAGTGCCAGAAGTCGCTGTTTGTGAGATGGATGAGAATGGACCAGGGCAGCGCGACGACGGCCGCCGCCACGAGGGGGATCCAAAATAGTTTCAAAAGTTCAATAAACCTGCGCTCCCATATCATGAAGGGTGTCACCGCAAGGACCACTATCACCAGCGCCACGAGACCCTTTGTGAGGAAGCCGAGTCCAAAAAAGACGCCGGCGAGGGAAAGGAAAAGAAGTTTCTTTGAGAACCTTTCCTGTTGATGCGAAAAGTAAAAAAAGGTGAGCGTCGCGGTGACGAAGAGGGTGAAAACCGTATCGGGTATGCAGGAGGTGCCCAGAACATAAACCATGCCGAACGTCAGGAAGATGACCGAAGCAAGAAGGCCGCCGTATCGATCTCCCGTTTTGCGCCGAACCAGGGAAAACAGCAGCAGACCGACAAGGCCCGCAGCCAGCGCGGAGGGGAAGCGGGCCGAAAAGCCGTTCACGCCGAAGACCTTCATGGCGATTGCGATCCACCAGAAACCCATGACCGGCTTTTCCAGGTAGCGAACACCGTCCAAATGGGCCGTGATCCAGTCACTGGAGTCGATCATCTCGCGGGCGATTTCAGCATACCGTGGTTCATCCGGGGAGATCATCGGACGAATGCCCAAGGGGGAAAAATAGACGATGACATAGAGGATGAGAGCGAGCAAGATGAGAGTCTTTTCTGATATCAATTTGGTCTTTTTCATCTTTACGGTTTTCATCTGATTACAAGATAGATACTTTTCCGGCATCATTGATCCCCTCGTTTTTTTATCGAGCCATGCATATGATCAATGCACAAAGAACGGCCAGGTTCGTTATGAGTATCAAGACATATACCAACGGGCAGCAGACAAGAGAGAATGTACATACATTTAAGAGAGTCTCTTTTTTTGGGATTGTTCAACCGCCGGCACACTCGTGACGGAGTTGAGGATGCGCCGCCCGTCAGCGGATGAAACTATAATAATCCAGCAGCTCTTTTGCCAGGGGGATCAGTGCGATCAAGAGACACTGATACTCCGCCCTGAGGGACGGAAGGAGGAAGGAACGTACACGCGACCATTCACCATCCGGCTTTTCGCCTTTCAGGTGAAAGGATATTTTCGGAAACCAGCGAGGCACCCGTTCAAGGTATTCCGTATACGGCTCGCCGTACTTCTCCTGCAGGTGATGTTCCTCGTATGCCACAACGATGTGGTACACGATGTATCCGTAGAAGATGCTGACCGGAACGAGCCACACCAGTTCCGACATCAGCACATATCCCGCAAGCAGCATGATATTGGAGATATATATCGGATTTCTCACATATGTGTAGGGGCCGGTCATCGTCAGGATTTTTGTCACCTTCAGGCGGTAATGCAGGTGAAGCTGGGCCCACAGGCGCAACAAGAACGCCGCGATGACAAGCGCCAGGCCGAAGATAAAAACACTATAGTGCTCGTGCTCGTTCCATATGCAAAAAAAGGCGAACACGTATGGAAGTGTCATCAAGACTCCGCGGAGCTTGTACCAGGCATACAGAAAGTCTCCTTCGAATTTTTCCAGATTACGCATCGAACCATCTCCTTTTCTCTCATCTATTCGAGTTTTTCGATGAGGTGTATTGTTACCATCGCAATGATAGATGATCAACCTTACCAAAACCTGAAATATCCGTTAGAAGATGTTTAGAAAGAGCATGGCGTATTGTTTTTTATATTCCGGAGACATATAATTAAAAACATCACCACGGATTTTAGGAACATCGGGGAGGTGTGGAGTGAAAGTGCTTCTTATTGAAGACGACGAGACGATCGCCTCATTTATCGTCAAGGGGATAAAAGAGTGCGGGTACCTTGTCGAGCACGCAACGCGCGGCGATGACGGTCTTGATCTTGCACTGAACGAATCCTATGATATCGCGATTATTGACATCATGCTCCCAAGGCGTGACGGCCTGTCCATCATACGTGAAATGCGCAAAAAGAATATTTTGACCCCGGTTATCATCCTGAGCGCCCGGGGCACCGTGGAGAACCGGGTACAGGGCCTGAGAATCGGCGCCGACGACTATCTCACCAAGCCGTTCTCAATATCGGAGCTGATCGCCCGCATACAGGCGCTGCTGCGGCGGGCGTCCGGCATGGCGGGTCCCACCGTCCTGACGGCGGGCGATCTCACGATGAATCTTGAAACACGGGTCGTCACCAGAGACGGTATGCCTGTTGAATTGAAACCGAAGGAGTTCGCCCTGCTGGAGTTTTTAATGTACAACAGGTCCCGGGTTGTTTCGAAAAAAATGATCATGGATCATGTGTGGGATTATGCCGTCGGAATAGGGGCGAATGTTATCGAGTCGCATATATCGCGTCTGAGAAGCAAAATAGATCGAGACGAAGAAAAAAAATTGATTCACACGGTACCGGGTGTCGGGTATGTTTTTGAAGAGAGAAATCTTGAATAAGAGAACGGTCTCCTTTCGAATGACGGTTCTCTTTGTGACGATATTTTTCCTTGCACTTGTGACGGTGTTACTTCTTATGTATATCGCCATGTCTCGTACCACCCAGATGATCGTGGACGATCTTCTGAGTCTTGAGGCGGGTGAGTTTGAAGTGATTTACAAAATGAGAGGGATTGACGGTTTGAGGGACATGCTCATTGCCGAATCGGCATCAGAGGGAACGGAAAACACGTTTTATATTATTCTATCGCCGGATATGGAGGTCCTTATTTCGACTGATACGACGTCATTTGAACATATCATCGAGGATGACCGGATACCGATGGAGTTTCTCGCGGGGATACAACCGGGAGAGGAACGATTCGTAACCCTCTATAATGAGCCGAAACGGGAATATGTCAGATTGTATATGAAGAAATATGACGACGGGATAGTCCTGGAGATGGGAGAGACCATGTGGGCGGAACGGATGTTGGTTCAAATGATACGAAATATTTTTCTCATATCATCTCTGTCTATTCTTTTTGTCGGAACGATTGTGTTCTGGAATATCATGAAGCGAACGATGAAGGGTGTCAATGAAATTACCACAACGGTTTCAAACATCGGCCGAGATGATCTTGTCTCCCGGGTTCCGCTGGCACACAGGGGAGCGGAAATCGACAACCTGGCCGAGGCATTCAACCGAATGCTGGAGCGGATAGCGGTGCTCATCGGTGAAATGCAGGACATAACCAACAATGTCGCTCATTATTTGCGTACACCGATAGCCCGTATACGAGGTACGGCTGAAACCGTCTATTTCAATGAAGACTCCGTCATAGAGGAGAAAGACTCCATCGGTGCGATCATCCAGGAATGCGATCGTCTCACGATGATGATTCAGGTCATGCTGGAAATCGCCTCGATCGAGTCCGCAACGGGAGGAAATTTCGAAGGTCCGATTGATGTGAATGTCATTCTTGAGGAGATATTTGATCTCTTTCTGCCGTTGGCCGAAAGTAATGATATACGGTTTGAACATGAGTATTCGGGAGAGAAACTTACTATCTTGGGTAATTCGACCATGCTATTGGGTGCGGTGGCGAATCTCGTCGACAATGCCGTAAAATTTACGCCGCCGAATGGTTCGGTGATTGTCAGATCCCGTATGGTTGACGGGATGGCTGAAATATCTGTTTCGGATACAGGCAATGGCATCTCCCGTGAGGACAGGCCCCATATTTTCGAGAAATTTTACCGGGGCGGCGACGTGGGGGATACTGTCGGGAACGGTCTGGGACTTTCTTTCGTTCAGGCTGTGGCCCGCAGATATAACGGTATGGTGCGTATCGACGATACAGAAGCAACGGGCACAACATTTACGCTGGTGTTTCCCTTACTAACGGAGCACGAGGAATGATGGACGCTTTTATTCAACGGAAGAAGTATGCGCCGAATAAGAAAATGAATGAAGCCGTAACCCCGCGGTACGTGCACGCCATCCAC
This sequence is a window from Candidatus Zymogenaceae bacterium. Protein-coding genes within it:
- a CDS encoding DMT family transporter produces the protein MESERERRTGALLMLVGAALLWSTGGLLIKSVSWHPMAIAGMRGIIAGLLVLLVVRRPQFTWSAAQIGGGVAYAATVILFVLANKLTTAANAILLQFTAPIYVAIFGPWFVGERTTKFDWCIVLTVFLGIGLFFCDSLDTGGLVGNILAVVSGVTFAWVALFVRRQKKGSTLESLLIGNVLAALIGLPFMFTSMPDARSWTCLILLGVFQLGLSYILFVTAAKRVRALDSILITVLEPLLNPVWVFLLLGERPGKWALVGGGVVIVAVTVRGIIIARQDRDAALLRQQLPAPTGTPPENPPFPSDTKRNR
- a CDS encoding glycosyltransferase family 39 protein; protein product: MEKRWYFYILILALLCTALYFPGLGVRDLWNPNEPNFAEAAREMMASGDYTVPTRNGEPLGMKPAPYYWLIIGSSYITGGLTETAARLPSALFGMLTVLVVFCLARRVMEDEWAFLAALIFATIPRIMWQARWVEADMTLLFFITLCLYLFLRGFESLDDKGKKRLFFILGYAAAAGAVLIKGLVGAVVPAVVIIAYLAVTRDPKKILKMEPILGPIVFLAIALPWYLAAGSHTSSTAGGEGYLYELVIRQNFVRFFSAFNHDEPIYYFIGIFFGDFAPYSLIFPASVVWAFKTRDEMPKGIMSFFLTWFFAVLIFFSLSDSKRTPYIMPLYPAAAVLTAWLVRAWIQDVLDGWYWVKVPAWIISISLAVSVVGCVIFLLNPWGIFSPLYLEAVEHGVGADMIRTMAVPALVLLGVCTAALIVSLARDRRRAWTVALALTLGVVMLYTQLKILPPIDEYKSAKPISEYIAAHLEDEDGFGGYSPDDDFIWYGYMFYTGRYIDLFNTPEDLASYYQRDSRVVVIMRDRYFEELPEDILEEIETVQPFQVGHKEMMLTSNEEL
- a CDS encoding phospholipid carrier-dependent glycosyltransferase; the encoded protein is MKKTKLISEKTLILLALILYVIVYFSPLGIRPMISPDEPRYAEIAREMIDSSDWITAHLDGVRYLEKPVMGFWWIAIAMKVFGVNGFSARFPSALAAGLVGLLLFSLVRRKTGDRYGGLLASVIFLTFGMVYVLGTSCIPDTVFTLFVTATLTFFYFSHQQERFSKKLLFLSLAGVFFGLGFLTKGLVALVIVVLAVTPFMIWERRFIELLKLFWIPLVAAAVVALPWSILIHLTNSDFWHYFIWTSHIERFVGGSASTNLHSEPFWYYLPILLGGTAPWIILLPSVISGVKREDFTKPIFRFTLCWLIFPLLFFSVSSGKLGTYILPLLPAVAILFTIGLHSYIKSGHNKSFSYSTAFLGAVMWITLLYLIVSFFIHDPKFALFSRDELPKRVGAFVCVGLWMILLIRLYGAKKLKTAVFTFALAPLFLLVSSPLIFPDVVKEHKIPDGFYTEYCQNIEPDAMVLGYKHSAYVAAWYLKRDDIYFYINPGVLKYALAHDDQMDRVIDIDEFPVIVEEKSRTTPVYLFLNGYQYDRYLDKLPEPASIDIYGIFLILKF
- a CDS encoding isoprenylcysteine carboxylmethyltransferase family protein; translation: MRNLEKFEGDFLYAWYKLRGVLMTLPYVFAFFCIWNEHEHYSVFIFGLALVIAAFLLRLWAQLHLHYRLKVTKILTMTGPYTYVRNPIYISNIMLLAGYVLMSELVWLVPVSIFYGYIVYHIVVAYEEHHLQEKYGEPYTEYLERVPRWFPKISFHLKGEKPDGEWSRVRSFLLPSLRAEYQCLLIALIPLAKELLDYYSFIR
- a CDS encoding response regulator transcription factor — translated: MKVLLIEDDETIASFIVKGIKECGYLVEHATRGDDGLDLALNESYDIAIIDIMLPRRDGLSIIREMRKKNILTPVIILSARGTVENRVQGLRIGADDYLTKPFSISELIARIQALLRRASGMAGPTVLTAGDLTMNLETRVVTRDGMPVELKPKEFALLEFLMYNRSRVVSKKMIMDHVWDYAVGIGANVIESHISRLRSKIDRDEEKKLIHTVPGVGYVFEERNLE
- a CDS encoding HAMP domain-containing histidine kinase, whose protein sequence is MNKRTVSFRMTVLFVTIFFLALVTVLLLMYIAMSRTTQMIVDDLLSLEAGEFEVIYKMRGIDGLRDMLIAESASEGTENTFYIILSPDMEVLISTDTTSFEHIIEDDRIPMEFLAGIQPGEERFVTLYNEPKREYVRLYMKKYDDGIVLEMGETMWAERMLVQMIRNIFLISSLSILFVGTIVFWNIMKRTMKGVNEITTTVSNIGRDDLVSRVPLAHRGAEIDNLAEAFNRMLERIAVLIGEMQDITNNVAHYLRTPIARIRGTAETVYFNEDSVIEEKDSIGAIIQECDRLTMMIQVMLEIASIESATGGNFEGPIDVNVILEEIFDLFLPLAESNDIRFEHEYSGEKLTILGNSTMLLGAVANLVDNAVKFTPPNGSVIVRSRMVDGMAEISVSDTGNGISREDRPHIFEKFYRGGDVGDTVGNGLGLSFVQAVARRYNGMVRIDDTEATGTTFTLVFPLLTEHEE